The following nucleotide sequence is from Pseudomonas sp. RC10.
ACCGACCGCAAATTTCCACTGGAAGCGGAAGGCCAGGTAAATCAGAACGCCGCCCAGTGCCAGCAACATGCCGATGCCGCCCTGGTCGCGCAGCTCTTCACCCACTTGCGGACCGACGAATTCGACGCGTTTGACCGTAACCGGATTGTCCGCGCCGGTCTTGCGCAGCGCCTGGGCTACTTGCGCACCCAGTTGCGGATCTTCACCCGGCATGCGCACCAGCAGGTCGGTGGTGGCACCGAAGCTCTGAACGATAGCTTCGTGATACCCCGAAGAAGCCAGTTCTTCGCGCACCTTGCCGAGATCGGCCGGGTGCTCGTAAGTCAGCTCGATCAGCGTACCGCCGGTGAAGTCCAGCCCAAAGTTGAGCCCTTTATGAAACCAGCTGAACAACGCCAGAATCGTCAGGAGCATGGTGATGCCGAACGCAATGTTGCGAACGCCCATGAAGTTGATCGTACGTTTCATGTCAGCCCCTTAAATCCACAGCTTCTTGACGTCACGGCCGCCATAAATCAGGTTGACCATTGCGCGGGTCACCATGATGGCAGTGAACATCGAGGTAAAGATCCCGAGGGACATGGTCACGGCGAAACCTTTGACCGGCCCTGTGCCCATGGCATACAGGATGCCGCCGACCAGAAGCGATGTCAGGTTGGCGTCGAGAATCGCGGTGTAGGCGCGGTCGAAACCTTCGTTGATCGCACGCTGCACGCTCATGCCGTTGGCCAGTTCCTCGCGAATCCGCGAGAAGATCAGCACGTTGGCGTCCACCGCCATACCCATGGTCAACA
It contains:
- the secF gene encoding protein translocase subunit SecF; translated protein: MKRTINFMGVRNIAFGITMLLTILALFSWFHKGLNFGLDFTGGTLIELTYEHPADLGKVREELASSGYHEAIVQSFGATTDLLVRMPGEDPQLGAQVAQALRKTGADNPVTVKRVEFVGPQVGEELRDQGGIGMLLALGGVLIYLAFRFQWKFAVGAIVSLIHDVVVTMGILSFFQVTFDLTVLAAVLAIIGYSLNDTIVVFDRVRENFRLLRKASLIENINISTTQTLLRTMATSISTLLAIVALWIFGGDSLHGFSVALFIGVLAGTYSSIYIANVVLIWLNLRSEDLLPPVTAEKVDDRP